The following proteins come from a genomic window of Polyangia bacterium:
- a CDS encoding DUF1592 domain-containing protein has product MVPIVGGCSGDIGSSGSPGGPGSGSGSGSTGSGNGTGTGSGTGGSNVGGPAPTDPGRVTMHRLNLAEYDNTMRDLLGTTTHPSVDFNFPVDDRGADFDNTSDVLTVSPLHLSCYNSAATSLVSAALSNTAQRSKLVGCDLVAGGAACARTSLEAFLPRAWRRPVDSSEVDRLMALVTMATTQGDSVETGFALALRAALLSPNFTYRPEIDADPKSTTPHPLNDYELASRLSYFIWSSMPDDALFSAAKVGNLHQTSVLGAQVTRMLADPKAQALVDNFAGQWLYIRKVDEADPDPTMFPQFDASLRAALKSETQLLFREVVFNNLPADQLLTAKFTFANDRLAQFYGLPKVNSTDPVRVDLTGNAQRGGFLTQASFLTVNAHADRTSPVLRGKYVLTELLCEDIPPPPPTVNTMIMADPTGATTLRQVLTAHINNPTCAACHTLMDPIGFGMENYNAIGAYRTTDGKLPIDSTGMLSTGEHFNGLMDLTQIIGRNAAFPGCMTSKLYSYALGRAIATDPKNMDTTAVPALASTFNKSGLKFPDLVTALVNSPTFLNRRGEGVSP; this is encoded by the coding sequence GTGGTGCCGATTGTGGGCGGCTGCTCCGGCGACATCGGTTCCAGCGGGTCGCCGGGCGGGCCCGGTTCTGGTTCCGGTTCGGGTTCCACGGGCTCCGGCAACGGCACCGGAACCGGATCAGGGACCGGCGGGTCGAACGTCGGCGGTCCGGCGCCGACCGATCCCGGGCGAGTCACGATGCACCGCCTGAACCTGGCTGAGTACGACAACACCATGCGCGACTTGCTGGGGACCACCACGCACCCCAGCGTCGACTTCAACTTTCCTGTCGACGATCGCGGCGCCGACTTCGACAACACGTCCGACGTCCTCACCGTCTCGCCGCTGCACCTCAGTTGCTACAACAGCGCGGCGACGTCCCTGGTCTCGGCGGCGCTGTCGAACACCGCCCAGCGCAGCAAGCTGGTCGGCTGCGATCTGGTCGCCGGCGGCGCGGCCTGCGCGCGCACCTCGCTGGAGGCGTTCTTGCCGCGTGCCTGGCGCCGTCCGGTCGATTCATCCGAGGTCGATCGTCTGATGGCGCTGGTGACCATGGCGACCACCCAGGGCGACTCGGTCGAGACCGGTTTTGCGCTGGCGCTGCGGGCGGCGCTGCTGTCGCCTAACTTCACCTATCGTCCGGAGATCGACGCCGATCCGAAGTCGACCACCCCGCACCCGCTGAACGATTACGAGCTGGCGTCGCGCCTTTCGTATTTCATCTGGAGCTCGATGCCGGACGACGCGCTGTTTTCCGCCGCCAAGGTCGGCAACCTGCACCAGACCAGCGTTCTGGGCGCGCAGGTGACGCGCATGCTGGCCGATCCGAAGGCGCAGGCACTGGTCGACAACTTCGCCGGGCAGTGGCTGTATATCCGCAAGGTCGACGAGGCTGATCCCGATCCGACCATGTTCCCGCAGTTCGATGCCAGCCTGCGCGCCGCCCTGAAGAGCGAGACGCAGCTGCTGTTCCGCGAGGTGGTGTTCAACAATTTACCGGCGGATCAGCTGCTCACCGCCAAGTTCACCTTCGCCAACGATCGCCTGGCGCAGTTCTATGGCCTGCCCAAGGTCAATTCGACGGATCCCGTGCGCGTCGATCTCACTGGCAACGCCCAGCGCGGCGGCTTCCTGACCCAGGCCAGCTTCCTCACCGTCAACGCGCACGCCGATCGCACGTCGCCCGTCTTGCGCGGCAAGTACGTGTTGACCGAACTGCTGTGCGAGGACATCCCGCCGCCGCCGCCGACGGTGAACACGATGATCATGGCTGACCCCACCGGCGCCACGACGCTTCGCCAGGTGCTGACCGCGCACATCAATAACCCCACCTGCGCCGCCTGCCATACCCTCATGGATCCGATCGGGTTCGGCATGGAGAACTACAACGCCATCGGCGCCTATCGAACCACGGATGGCAAGCTGCCCATCGATTCGACCGGCATGTTGTCGACCGGCGAGCACTTCAATGGCCTCATGGACCTCACGCAGATCATCGGCCGCAACGCGGCTTTCCCCGGGTGCATGACCAGCAAGCTTTACAGCTACGCGCTGGGGCGGGCGATCGCCACTGACCCGAAAAACATGGACACGACAGCGGTGCCGGCGCTGGCCAGCACGTTCAACAAGAGCGGCCTCAAATTTCCGGAT
- a CDS encoding MarR family winged helix-turn-helix transcriptional regulator, which produces MRTLREASRNAERTVGLSAAQLFVLQRLADGHSLSVNELAARTLTHQSTVSVVVMKLARRGLVGRARASDDARRLEVSLTDTGRAVLARAPAATQDRLIAALALIGRPARARLARDLGVLIAAMGIEQRHPPMFFEPQPTLKKGPRRVPRHA; this is translated from the coding sequence GTGCGCACCCTGCGAGAAGCGTCACGCAACGCCGAGCGCACCGTCGGGCTGTCGGCCGCGCAGCTATTCGTCCTTCAGCGCCTGGCCGACGGGCACAGCCTCTCGGTCAACGAACTGGCAGCGCGGACCTTGACCCACCAGAGCACGGTGTCGGTGGTGGTGATGAAGCTCGCCCGGCGGGGGCTGGTCGGCAGGGCCCGCGCCTCCGACGATGCGCGCCGGCTGGAGGTCTCGCTGACCGACACGGGCCGGGCGGTGCTGGCGCGCGCGCCCGCCGCGACGCAGGACCGCCTGATCGCAGCGCTGGCGCTGATTGGTCGCCCGGCTCGGGCCCGGCTGGCCCGCGATCTCGGCGTGTTGATCGCCGCCATGGGGATCGAACAGCGCCACCCGCCCATGTTCTTCGAGCCGCAGCCCACCCTGAAAAAAGGCCCGCGTCGTGTCCCACGCCACGCCTGA
- a CDS encoding SMP-30/gluconolactonase/LRE family protein produces the protein MSFRLFCRPIVRFVPATVTVLVMAVLGCSSSSTPNNNNNSPDGGGNTAVTSLGTATAITQSTYNFISLEGPYWVASGNYLIFSDVVEKNMTGSLIYKYDPATSAFSVYPYPTAMPADTNGLGMDSKGQLVATERYNHQVTRVEGGSLKVLASTYPATGGKALNAPNDVVVDSHDNIYFSDTRWGSMYADADLVPNAAYRIAPDGSLSQVYVAGTDPTMTSVNGIAVSLDGMALYLGDDIANKLWKLPLAADGSVPAGAMPTLLADSSKLPGNKFLVPDGINIDDSGNIYVALNHHDVNAIAVLKPDGTLVGKYDVPVGIDPSPDGGAPLDPGGRGPSNITFGGADRKTLFITTLHGIYQVAVPTPGKP, from the coding sequence ATGTCGTTCAGATTGTTCTGTCGGCCGATCGTCCGCTTTGTCCCTGCAACGGTCACGGTGCTGGTCATGGCGGTGCTGGGTTGCAGCTCGAGTTCGACCCCCAACAACAATAACAACAGTCCTGATGGCGGCGGCAACACGGCGGTCACATCGTTGGGCACCGCCACGGCGATCACCCAATCAACTTACAACTTCATCTCGCTGGAAGGGCCGTACTGGGTGGCCAGCGGCAATTATCTGATCTTCTCCGACGTCGTCGAAAAGAACATGACCGGCTCTCTCATTTACAAGTACGACCCGGCCACCAGCGCCTTTTCGGTTTACCCGTATCCGACCGCCATGCCGGCCGACACAAACGGGTTGGGCATGGACTCGAAGGGCCAGTTGGTGGCCACCGAGCGTTACAACCATCAGGTGACCCGGGTGGAAGGCGGCAGCTTGAAAGTGCTGGCCTCGACTTATCCGGCCACCGGCGGCAAAGCGCTCAACGCCCCCAACGATGTGGTCGTCGATAGTCACGATAATATTTACTTCTCCGATACCCGCTGGGGCAGCATGTACGCCGATGCCGATCTGGTGCCGAACGCCGCCTATCGCATCGCTCCCGACGGCTCGCTCAGCCAGGTGTATGTGGCGGGTACCGATCCCACGATGACCAGTGTCAATGGCATCGCCGTGTCGCTGGATGGGATGGCGCTGTACCTGGGTGATGACATAGCCAACAAGCTCTGGAAGCTGCCGCTGGCCGCCGACGGCTCGGTGCCGGCGGGCGCCATGCCCACGCTGCTGGCCGACTCGTCCAAGCTGCCCGGGAACAAGTTCTTGGTCCCGGACGGCATCAACATCGACGACAGCGGCAATATTTACGTGGCGCTGAACCACCATGACGTCAACGCCATCGCCGTGCTGAAGCCGGACGGCACCCTGGTGGGAAAATATGACGTTCCGGTTGGAATCGACCCGAGTCCCGACGGCGGCGCCCCGCTGGATCCCGGCGGTCGCGGTCCTTCGAACATCACCTTCGGCGGCGCGGATCGCAAGACGCTGTTCATCACCACGCTGCATGGCATCTATCAGGTGGCCGTGCCCACGCCCGGCAAGCCGTAG
- a CDS encoding discoidin domain-containing protein has translation MKSLTSASWVARIGLAVCLVAAVGCSADLVDDEDSTENVTSALGSFSVLTRNYDNQRTGANLSETILKPANVNPTQFGKIFQVSVNDQVYAGILYASAVPMGGTTHNVFYVATVSNTVYAFDADTGGGPLWQRNDLNGVGRPARNTDVGSACGTYRDFSGNIGIIGTPVIDAGAMTMYVVTRTVESGPIFRLRALNIATGQDRPGSPKVITASVPGSGSGSSGGTLAFDPQPHNQRAALALSGGVVYVAFSSFCDTGPYHGWLLAYDGQSLAQVGVTNDTPNGTQAGIWMAGAAPLFDGSGNIYVSTGNGDFDEGAANFGESLVKFAPRSLARLDFFTPSNFATLNGGDIDFGSAGPILLPGTGMLATGGKEGKIYLMNSGNLGHLGDQNVPQIFQAVDPTARPTNTHHIHNSPVVWNAPQGLTMYIWGENDFLRAYHFNSGAHRFDFPAASTGSVLPPVGMPGGMMSISASGSAAGTGILWATTPRAGDANQNVVPGVLNAFNAETLALLWQSTAPADDTLNFSKGSPPTVASGKVYVASLSNMVSVYGLRTAPANPNLALGKSATGSAACAATESPDKAFNGSTSGGNSDKWCSLAAPQFLQVDLGSSMSVNQFVIRHAGAGAEAAALDTRDFNIQLSNDGTTFSTVVTVTGNAADVTTHSIASTNARFVRLNIVTPTQNGDPAARIYELEVYGTTVNASPVTFETESLAVAASSGDLHRVAADTGYSGGAGTILEANAAGDFVTYNVNVPAARTYDVRVRVKKFVNRGIWQLAVDGTPRGPATDCWATTAVFAEVDLGPVSFPSAGNRTFRFSLTGANGSSSGLWIALDYIRLIPQ, from the coding sequence ATGAAATCTTTGACCAGCGCGTCGTGGGTTGCCCGGATTGGGCTCGCGGTCTGCCTCGTTGCTGCCGTCGGGTGTTCGGCGGACCTGGTCGATGACGAGGATTCCACCGAGAACGTGACGTCGGCGCTGGGCAGCTTCAGCGTCCTGACCCGAAACTATGACAACCAGCGCACGGGCGCGAACCTCAGCGAGACCATCCTCAAACCGGCCAACGTGAACCCCACGCAGTTTGGAAAGATCTTCCAGGTCTCGGTGAACGACCAGGTCTATGCCGGCATCCTGTACGCGTCGGCGGTTCCCATGGGCGGGACCACGCACAACGTCTTTTACGTCGCCACTGTCAGTAACACGGTCTATGCGTTCGACGCCGACACTGGCGGCGGTCCGCTGTGGCAGCGCAACGATCTGAATGGCGTGGGACGCCCGGCGCGCAACACCGATGTCGGCAGCGCCTGCGGCACTTACCGCGACTTCAGCGGCAACATCGGCATCATCGGGACGCCAGTCATCGACGCCGGGGCCATGACCATGTACGTCGTCACCCGCACCGTCGAGAGCGGTCCGATTTTCCGGCTGCGCGCCCTGAACATCGCCACCGGTCAAGATCGCCCCGGCAGCCCCAAGGTGATCACCGCGTCCGTGCCCGGAAGCGGCAGCGGCTCGAGCGGCGGCACCCTGGCGTTTGATCCGCAGCCGCACAATCAGCGCGCGGCCCTGGCGCTTTCGGGCGGCGTTGTCTACGTGGCCTTTTCCTCGTTCTGCGACACCGGGCCTTATCACGGCTGGTTGCTGGCTTACGACGGCCAGTCACTGGCGCAGGTCGGGGTCACCAACGACACGCCCAACGGAACCCAGGCTGGCATCTGGATGGCGGGCGCCGCGCCTTTGTTTGACGGCAGCGGAAATATTTATGTCAGTACTGGCAACGGCGACTTCGACGAAGGGGCCGCGAACTTCGGCGAGAGCCTGGTCAAATTCGCGCCGCGCAGCCTGGCCCGACTCGATTTCTTCACCCCATCAAACTTCGCGACCTTGAACGGCGGCGATATCGACTTCGGTTCGGCTGGCCCCATCTTGCTGCCGGGGACCGGCATGCTGGCCACTGGTGGCAAGGAAGGGAAGATTTACCTGATGAACAGCGGCAACCTGGGCCACCTCGGTGACCAGAATGTCCCTCAGATCTTTCAGGCCGTCGATCCCACCGCTCGTCCGACCAACACGCACCACATTCACAACAGCCCCGTGGTTTGGAACGCCCCCCAAGGCTTGACCATGTACATCTGGGGCGAGAACGACTTTCTGCGCGCCTACCATTTCAATTCAGGCGCCCACCGCTTCGACTTTCCGGCCGCCAGCACCGGCTCGGTGTTGCCGCCGGTGGGCATGCCGGGCGGCATGATGTCCATCTCGGCCAGCGGGTCGGCGGCGGGGACCGGAATCTTGTGGGCCACCACGCCCCGGGCAGGCGACGCCAACCAGAACGTCGTGCCGGGTGTCCTGAACGCCTTCAATGCCGAAACGCTGGCGCTCCTGTGGCAAAGCACGGCGCCCGCCGACGACACCTTGAACTTTTCCAAGGGCAGCCCGCCCACGGTGGCCAGCGGAAAAGTCTACGTCGCCTCGCTGTCAAACATGGTCTCGGTCTACGGTTTGCGCACGGCCCCGGCGAACCCGAACCTGGCGCTGGGCAAGTCCGCCACCGGCAGCGCCGCCTGCGCCGCCACCGAATCGCCCGACAAGGCGTTCAATGGCAGCACGTCGGGCGGCAACAGTGACAAATGGTGCTCACTGGCCGCCCCGCAATTCCTGCAAGTCGACTTGGGGTCGTCCATGAGCGTAAACCAATTTGTCATTCGCCACGCCGGCGCCGGGGCCGAAGCGGCCGCCCTGGACACCCGTGACTTCAACATTCAGCTCAGCAACGACGGAACCACCTTCAGCACGGTGGTGACGGTGACCGGCAATGCCGCGGACGTCACCACTCACAGCATCGCCAGCACAAATGCGCGCTTTGTGCGCCTGAACATCGTGACGCCCACGCAGAACGGCGATCCGGCGGCGCGCATCTACGAGCTGGAGGTCTACGGCACCACCGTGAATGCGTCACCCGTCACCTTCGAGACCGAATCGCTGGCGGTCGCTGCCAGCTCGGGCGATCTCCATCGCGTCGCCGCCGACACGGGGTACAGCGGCGGCGCCGGCACCATCCTGGAAGCGAACGCGGCAGGCGATTTCGTCACTTACAACGTGAACGTGCCGGCAGCCCGAACCTATGACGTGCGCGTGCGGGTCAAGAAGTTCGTCAACCGCGGCATCTGGCAACTGGCCGTCGACGGCACGCCCCGCGGACCGGCCACTGACTGCTGGGCGACGACCGCGGTGTTCGCCGAGGTCGACCTCGGTCCTGTCTCTTTCCCCAGCGCCGGCAACAGGACCTTCCGCTTCTCGCTGACCGGGGCGAACGGCAGCAGCAGCGGCCTGTGGATCGCCCTCGACTACATCCGGCTCATTCCCCAATGA
- a CDS encoding chloride channel protein: MAVGIGVLGAYVAAALLALIAFFTNLFFFQRLSLAPASPAAHTLGVLGVLVPVVGCVIIGLMARYGSDRIRGHGIPEALEAILIRGSRVEPRVALLKPIASAISIGSGGPFGAEGPIIMTGGAFGSMIAQFLHLTAAERKTLLVAGAAAGMSATFAAPIAAVFLAVELLLFELKPRSLVPVALASVTAALARRPLLGGGPLFPLPALPFDLPLGGLLACVAVGLAAGLLSALLTASVYASEDAFARLKLHWMWWPAIGGLAVGLGGLVCPQALGVGYDQIQALLANSRDIGPTVRLMVVKATIWAVSLGSGTSGGVLAPLLMMGSALGVLESHLLPDYGPSFWPLVSMAAILGGTMRAPLTALVFAIELTGRFSMALPLLTASVVAHAFTVLTLKRSILTEKVARRGFHVSREYAIDPLEILYARDVMQTAAIVIPADASLESAAAVLSSTPAALNECLFPTLDSTGALVGVITRRDLEKATREWPATLIASGADGHALAGFLRRNIVTARADEPLRLVVHRMAETGLTRIPVVDPDNPTRLMGLVTLKDMLKARTRHLEEERRRERVLPLSALIPFARFLPFGRREVMNDPPSKPTAPPS, translated from the coding sequence TTGGCGGTCGGCATCGGCGTCTTGGGCGCCTACGTCGCGGCGGCGCTGCTGGCCCTCATCGCTTTTTTTACGAACCTGTTCTTCTTTCAGCGCTTGTCGCTGGCGCCGGCTTCCCCGGCGGCTCACACGCTGGGCGTGCTGGGCGTGCTCGTGCCGGTGGTGGGTTGCGTGATCATCGGATTGATGGCGCGCTATGGGTCCGATCGTATTCGGGGCCACGGCATCCCCGAGGCGCTGGAGGCCATTCTGATCCGCGGCAGCAGGGTCGAACCGCGCGTCGCCCTGCTCAAGCCGATCGCATCGGCCATATCGATCGGTTCCGGCGGACCCTTCGGCGCCGAGGGCCCCATCATCATGACGGGTGGCGCCTTCGGGTCGATGATCGCGCAATTCCTCCATCTCACCGCCGCCGAGCGCAAGACCCTGCTCGTCGCGGGCGCCGCCGCCGGCATGTCGGCGACTTTCGCCGCCCCGATCGCGGCTGTCTTTCTGGCGGTCGAGCTTCTGCTCTTCGAGCTCAAGCCGCGAAGCCTCGTGCCCGTGGCCCTGGCCAGCGTCACGGCCGCCCTGGCGCGTCGCCCGCTGCTAGGTGGCGGGCCGCTCTTTCCGTTGCCGGCCCTTCCGTTCGACCTGCCGCTCGGCGGTCTGCTCGCTTGCGTGGCCGTGGGACTGGCCGCCGGTCTGCTGTCGGCGCTGCTCACAGCGTCGGTCTATGCCTCGGAAGACGCTTTTGCGCGTCTCAAACTTCACTGGATGTGGTGGCCCGCGATTGGCGGCCTGGCCGTCGGTTTGGGCGGTCTGGTGTGCCCGCAGGCTCTGGGCGTGGGCTACGATCAGATTCAGGCGCTGCTCGCGAACAGCCGCGACATCGGTCCGACCGTGCGCCTGATGGTCGTCAAGGCGACGATCTGGGCCGTGTCACTCGGGTCTGGCACGTCGGGCGGCGTGTTGGCGCCGCTGCTGATGATGGGCAGCGCTCTCGGCGTCCTCGAGTCCCACCTGCTGCCCGACTATGGCCCTAGCTTCTGGCCGCTGGTGAGCATGGCGGCGATCCTGGGGGGCACGATGCGGGCGCCGCTGACGGCGCTGGTCTTCGCGATCGAACTGACCGGGCGCTTCTCCATGGCCCTGCCGCTGCTCACGGCCAGCGTGGTGGCGCACGCCTTCACGGTGCTGACGCTCAAGCGCTCGATCCTCACGGAGAAGGTGGCCCGCCGCGGTTTCCATGTGAGCCGCGAGTACGCCATCGATCCGCTCGAGATCCTCTACGCGCGCGATGTCATGCAGACCGCCGCCATCGTGATCCCGGCAGACGCGTCGCTGGAAAGTGCAGCGGCAGTGCTGTCGTCCACGCCCGCCGCGCTGAACGAGTGCCTGTTTCCGACCCTCGACTCGACGGGAGCGCTGGTCGGCGTCATCACGCGGCGCGATCTCGAGAAGGCGACGCGGGAGTGGCCGGCCACTCTCATCGCATCAGGTGCAGACGGGCACGCCCTGGCCGGATTCCTCCGTCGCAACATAGTCACCGCGCGCGCTGACGAGCCGCTGCGGCTGGTCGTTCATCGCATGGCGGAGACCGGCCTAACGCGCATCCCCGTCGTCGATCCTGATAACCCGACGCGGCTCATGGGTCTCGTGACCCTCAAGGATATGTTGAAGGCGCGGACCCGGCATCTCGAAGAAGAGCGCCGCCGCGAGCGCGTCCTGCCGCTCAGCGCCCTCATCCCTTTCGCGCGGTTCTTGCCGTTCGGGCGCCGCGAGGTCATGAACGATCCACCGTCGAAGCCGACGGCGCCTCCTTCCTGA
- a CDS encoding GH92 family glycosyl hydrolase codes for MQQRDHRSLRGGSFLLTSVQQRRRLATPMRAKGLFRFSRCAWVVVLAAGCAAHGGTLVDSGGNDAPAADLAVGQAPVDASADRSMATPPDDAADAGTAIDVGDAAVGGPDRPGNGMGTPDLPLTQYVNPFIGTQAAANTLEAGNTTPAAMVPFGMVQLGPDTTSDSGGYRYNQNALSEFSMTRYSGRAFASWLDVGILPTTGFNSAQPSPGTNWNSYAQTFKHGSPNEVATAGFYHVHLDSKNIDVDLTATDRTGFARFTFPAGAVANVFIRAAPSANGAGAVVAGDTGLIIDAANRMVTGSVKNNGSVTYKVYFALVFDRAWTGGGTWNGATNQPNIWSASNGTEVGGWLNFDTQTSQVVQAKIGISFVSVANAQGNLASENDPTQWAAPADFDTVKAKAAAAWNARLNAIQVTGGATNDLTTFYTALYHAHIHPNIFSDANGQYLGFDDQVHNTMPGHRQYHNIAGWDISRTQSAFLGMLAPAEAADIANSLANDAAQDTAPACLPRWQQAATDSRGMIGDGGSIIAANIAAYAGTTGYDTDHLLTAMYNGATDPTAKSRGTVCREGLSGYLSKGYVGLDTSGGAASITLEYAHTDFAIAQFAKALGDVAKFDAMMTASRRWRNLWKADAASLSPRTFTGYLVPRNADGTFVAAWDPTVSGPRSNDEWFREGNGSQYLWMVEHDRASLVDLLGGRAAAAARLQDHFGLPTDSDAPRSVNALINHTVHAYLGNEPGELTPQMFAYVGQPNRGAEVWRRMLVHWYPDAPTGNPANDDGGSMGSWVVMASLGINHAIPGIAGFVLGSPRFPSAILRLAGGTLAIRAPAASDTNLYVQSVTWNGSPYQSTWLPWDTIKGGGALDFVVSGDATSTWGTADADAPPSFP; via the coding sequence TTGCAGCAGCGCGACCATCGCTCCCTGAGGGGCGGATCTTTTCTATTAACTTCTGTTCAACAGCGCAGGAGACTAGCCACTCCCATGAGAGCCAAAGGTCTCTTCCGCTTCAGCCGATGCGCGTGGGTGGTCGTGCTGGCGGCGGGCTGCGCGGCTCATGGGGGCACGCTCGTCGACAGTGGCGGGAACGACGCGCCGGCGGCTGATTTGGCCGTCGGTCAGGCGCCGGTCGATGCGTCTGCTGATCGGAGCATGGCCACGCCTCCCGACGATGCCGCCGACGCCGGCACGGCGATCGATGTCGGCGATGCCGCCGTCGGTGGTCCGGACCGGCCAGGCAATGGAATGGGGACACCGGATCTTCCGCTCACTCAATACGTCAACCCGTTCATTGGAACGCAGGCCGCGGCCAACACCTTGGAGGCCGGAAATACCACGCCGGCGGCCATGGTGCCGTTCGGGATGGTGCAGCTTGGTCCCGATACGACCAGCGACAGCGGCGGTTATCGTTACAACCAGAACGCGCTGTCCGAGTTCAGCATGACCCGTTATAGCGGGCGCGCTTTTGCGAGCTGGCTCGACGTCGGCATCCTGCCGACGACCGGATTCAATTCTGCCCAGCCGTCGCCGGGAACCAACTGGAACAGTTATGCTCAGACCTTCAAGCACGGCAGCCCGAACGAGGTCGCCACGGCCGGCTTCTATCACGTCCATCTCGACAGCAAGAACATCGACGTCGACCTGACCGCCACCGACCGGACCGGCTTTGCCAGGTTCACTTTTCCAGCCGGTGCCGTCGCCAATGTGTTCATCCGCGCCGCGCCCAGCGCGAATGGCGCCGGCGCCGTGGTCGCCGGCGACACTGGGCTCATCATCGACGCCGCGAACAGGATGGTGACAGGCTCTGTGAAGAACAACGGCAGCGTTACTTACAAAGTCTATTTCGCGCTGGTCTTCGATCGCGCCTGGACGGGAGGCGGAACCTGGAACGGCGCCACCAATCAACCGAACATCTGGAGCGCGAGCAACGGCACCGAGGTGGGTGGATGGCTGAACTTCGACACCCAGACCAGCCAAGTGGTGCAGGCCAAGATCGGGATCTCGTTTGTCAGTGTGGCCAACGCACAGGGCAATCTGGCCTCAGAAAACGATCCGACGCAGTGGGCGGCGCCGGCCGACTTCGACACCGTCAAGGCGAAGGCAGCAGCGGCGTGGAATGCGCGCCTCAATGCCATTCAGGTGACCGGCGGAGCGACGAACGATCTGACGACCTTCTACACCGCGCTTTATCATGCACACATTCATCCGAATATCTTCAGCGATGCCAACGGGCAATATCTTGGCTTCGACGACCAAGTCCACAACACGATGCCGGGTCATCGCCAGTATCACAACATCGCCGGTTGGGACATTTCCCGCACCCAATCGGCGTTCCTGGGGATGTTGGCGCCGGCCGAGGCCGCCGACATCGCCAACTCCCTGGCCAACGACGCCGCCCAGGACACCGCGCCGGCCTGTTTGCCGCGCTGGCAGCAGGCGGCGACCGACTCGCGGGGGATGATCGGCGACGGCGGTTCGATAATCGCCGCCAATATCGCCGCCTATGCTGGCACCACCGGTTACGACACTGACCATCTATTGACGGCCATGTACAACGGCGCCACCGACCCCACCGCAAAGTCGCGAGGGACTGTCTGTCGCGAGGGATTGAGTGGATATCTGTCGAAAGGATATGTCGGCCTGGATACCAGCGGGGGAGCGGCCTCGATTACGCTCGAATATGCGCACACCGACTTCGCGATCGCGCAGTTCGCAAAGGCGCTGGGAGATGTCGCGAAGTTCGACGCCATGATGACTGCGTCCCGGCGCTGGAGGAACCTGTGGAAGGCCGACGCCGCCTCGCTGAGCCCGCGAACCTTCACGGGCTACCTGGTGCCGCGCAACGCCGATGGAACCTTCGTCGCCGCCTGGGACCCGACGGTCAGTGGGCCCCGGAGCAACGACGAATGGTTCCGGGAAGGCAATGGATCGCAATATCTTTGGATGGTCGAGCACGATCGGGCCAGCCTGGTGGACCTGCTCGGCGGCCGGGCAGCGGCCGCGGCGCGCCTGCAAGATCATTTCGGGCTGCCGACAGACAGCGACGCCCCGCGCAGCGTGAATGCGCTCATCAATCACACCGTGCACGCCTACCTCGGCAACGAGCCCGGAGAATTGACGCCGCAGATGTTCGCCTATGTTGGACAACCAAATCGCGGCGCCGAGGTGTGGCGACGGATGCTGGTTCATTGGTATCCCGATGCACCCACCGGTAATCCGGCCAATGACGATGGCGGTTCGATGGGTTCGTGGGTGGTGATGGCCTCGCTGGGGATCAATCACGCGATTCCGGGCATAGCCGGATTCGTGCTCGGCAGCCCGCGGTTCCCGTCGGCGATCCTGCGCCTGGCCGGAGGCACGCTGGCGATCCGGGCGCCGGCTGCCAGCGACACGAACCTCTACGTCCAAAGCGTCACGTGGAACGGCTCGCCCTATCAAAGCACCTGGCTGCCCTGGGACACGATCAAGGGCGGTGGCGCGCTGGACTTCGTCGTCAGCGGCGATGCCACCAGCACGTGGGGCACCGCCGACGCCGACGCCCCACCCTCGTTCCCTTAG